A section of the Citrus sinensis cultivar Valencia sweet orange chromosome 8, DVS_A1.0, whole genome shotgun sequence genome encodes:
- the LOC102620597 gene encoding uncharacterized protein LOC102620597 isoform X3, giving the protein MEANEALKKQKEEVKNLLNLLKVAYQERDGAKDQLQNLLNKLMPSSTTELNPSIHRHVQHESPLVVPAKANSSITESNSLSETYNPQSHISSPVDSFFDAVSSPEFSNINMADSGNMGRFVNQPFVQDINGSMPTSLVPPAAVTKMDPGTAVIDSIAKGKKLPQHGKLLQSVMEAGPLLQTLLVAGPLPRWRNPPPLQPFKIPPFSLKGCETMNVNQTSLNSSPYHQMSRMSSQMCSTSMLNFSSCPAGSGPSNGMLLTSGAGIGNQKRQRLQ; this is encoded by the coding sequence ATGGAAGCAAATGAGGCATTGAAGAAGCAGAAGGAGGAAGTCAAGAACTTGCTCAATCTTCTTAAGGTTGCTTACCAAGAAAGGGATGGAGCAAAAGACCAGTTGCAAAACCTGCTTAACAAGCTCATGCCTTCTAGCACAACAGAACTGAACCCCAGCATTCATCGCCATGTTCAACATGAGAGTCCTCTCGTAGTCCCAGCCAAAGCAAACTCAAGCATAACTGAATCGAATAGTCTATCGGAGACATATAATCCACAATCACATATTTCATCACCTGTGGATTCCTTCTTCGATGCTGTTTCGTCCCCTGAGTTCTCCAATATTAACATGGCCGATTCGGGGAACATGGGTCGTTTTGTAAATCAACCATTTGTTCAAGATATCAATGGCTCTATGCCAACAAGTTTAGTCCCTCCTGCTGCTGTTACCAAGATGGATCCGGGCACTGCTGTTATAGACAGTATTgctaagggaaaaaaattgccTCAACATGGGAAACTATTGCAATCTGTGATGGAGGCAGGCCCTCTACTTCAAACACTCCTTGTTGCTGGACCGCTTCCTCGTTGGAGAAATCCTCCTCCCTTGCAACCTTTCAAAATTCCTCCATTTTCCCTTAAAGGTTGTGAGACTATGAATGTTAATCAAACGTCACTGAATTCATCACCATATCATCAGATGTCTCGGATGTCTTCTCAGATGTGTTCAACATCCATGTTGAACTTTTCAAGTTGTCCTGCTGGATCGGGTCCAAGCAACGGGATGCTTTTAACTTCAGGTGCTGGTATTGGCAACCAAAAGCGACAAAGGCTCCAATGA
- the LOC102620597 gene encoding uncharacterized protein LOC102620597 isoform X1, whose translation MLVVSQTMEELGSFWSYQESVDDLKQKLLCTSLELETVKMEANEALKKQKEEVKNLLNLLKVAYQERDGAKDQLQNLLNKLMPSSTTELNPSIHRHVQHESPLVVPAKANSSITESNSLSETYNPQSHISSPVDSFFDAVSSPEFSNINMADSGNMGRFVNQPFVQDINGSMPTSLVPPAAVTKMDPGTAVIDSIAKGKKLPQHGKLLQSVMEAGPLLQTLLVAGPLPRWRNPPPLQPFKIPPFSLKGCETMNVNQTSLNSSPYHQMSRMSSQMCSTSMLNFSSCPAGSGPSNGMLLTSGAGIGNQKRQRLQ comes from the exons ATGCTCGTTGTCTCCCAAACAATGGAAGAGCTTGGTTCCTTCTGGAGTTATCAAGAG AGCGTCGATGATCTGAAACAGAAGCTTCTGTGCACATCCCTTGAACTGGAGACAGTAAAAATGGAAGCAAATGAGGCATTGAAGAAGCAGAAGGAGGAAGTCAAGAACTTGCTCAATCTTCTTAAGGTTGCTTACCAAGAAAGGGATGGAGCAAAAGACCAGTTGCAAAACCTGCTTAACAAGCTCATGCCTTCTAGCACAACAGAACTGAACCCCAGCATTCATCGCCATGTTCAACATGAGAGTCCTCTCGTAGTCCCAGCCAAAGCAAACTCAAGCATAACTGAATCGAATAGTCTATCGGAGACATATAATCCACAATCACATATTTCATCACCTGTGGATTCCTTCTTCGATGCTGTTTCGTCCCCTGAGTTCTCCAATATTAACATGGCCGATTCGGGGAACATGGGTCGTTTTGTAAATCAACCATTTGTTCAAGATATCAATGGCTCTATGCCAACAAGTTTAGTCCCTCCTGCTGCTGTTACCAAGATGGATCCGGGCACTGCTGTTATAGACAGTATTgctaagggaaaaaaattgccTCAACATGGGAAACTATTGCAATCTGTGATGGAGGCAGGCCCTCTACTTCAAACACTCCTTGTTGCTGGACCGCTTCCTCGTTGGAGAAATCCTCCTCCCTTGCAACCTTTCAAAATTCCTCCATTTTCCCTTAAAGGTTGTGAGACTATGAATGTTAATCAAACGTCACTGAATTCATCACCATATCATCAGATGTCTCGGATGTCTTCTCAGATGTGTTCAACATCCATGTTGAACTTTTCAAGTTGTCCTGCTGGATCGGGTCCAAGCAACGGGATGCTTTTAACTTCAGGTGCTGGTATTGGCAACCAAAAGCGACAAAGGCTCCAATGA
- the LOC102620597 gene encoding uncharacterized protein LOC102620597 isoform X2 has translation MSVDDLKQKLLCTSLELETVKMEANEALKKQKEEVKNLLNLLKVAYQERDGAKDQLQNLLNKLMPSSTTELNPSIHRHVQHESPLVVPAKANSSITESNSLSETYNPQSHISSPVDSFFDAVSSPEFSNINMADSGNMGRFVNQPFVQDINGSMPTSLVPPAAVTKMDPGTAVIDSIAKGKKLPQHGKLLQSVMEAGPLLQTLLVAGPLPRWRNPPPLQPFKIPPFSLKGCETMNVNQTSLNSSPYHQMSRMSSQMCSTSMLNFSSCPAGSGPSNGMLLTSGAGIGNQKRQRLQ, from the exons ATG AGCGTCGATGATCTGAAACAGAAGCTTCTGTGCACATCCCTTGAACTGGAGACAGTAAAAATGGAAGCAAATGAGGCATTGAAGAAGCAGAAGGAGGAAGTCAAGAACTTGCTCAATCTTCTTAAGGTTGCTTACCAAGAAAGGGATGGAGCAAAAGACCAGTTGCAAAACCTGCTTAACAAGCTCATGCCTTCTAGCACAACAGAACTGAACCCCAGCATTCATCGCCATGTTCAACATGAGAGTCCTCTCGTAGTCCCAGCCAAAGCAAACTCAAGCATAACTGAATCGAATAGTCTATCGGAGACATATAATCCACAATCACATATTTCATCACCTGTGGATTCCTTCTTCGATGCTGTTTCGTCCCCTGAGTTCTCCAATATTAACATGGCCGATTCGGGGAACATGGGTCGTTTTGTAAATCAACCATTTGTTCAAGATATCAATGGCTCTATGCCAACAAGTTTAGTCCCTCCTGCTGCTGTTACCAAGATGGATCCGGGCACTGCTGTTATAGACAGTATTgctaagggaaaaaaattgccTCAACATGGGAAACTATTGCAATCTGTGATGGAGGCAGGCCCTCTACTTCAAACACTCCTTGTTGCTGGACCGCTTCCTCGTTGGAGAAATCCTCCTCCCTTGCAACCTTTCAAAATTCCTCCATTTTCCCTTAAAGGTTGTGAGACTATGAATGTTAATCAAACGTCACTGAATTCATCACCATATCATCAGATGTCTCGGATGTCTTCTCAGATGTGTTCAACATCCATGTTGAACTTTTCAAGTTGTCCTGCTGGATCGGGTCCAAGCAACGGGATGCTTTTAACTTCAGGTGCTGGTATTGGCAACCAAAAGCGACAAAGGCTCCAATGA